One segment of Desmodus rotundus isolate HL8 chromosome 6, HLdesRot8A.1, whole genome shotgun sequence DNA contains the following:
- the LLCFC1 gene encoding sperm-egg fusion protein LLCFC1 yields the protein MGRPMTSLASQVLRAALLAALLLPLQVKGAEPQRGSPGPSEKSQSEKIPSADQNQEQYEEYFVASSVGEKWQKVDMAQQEDDKTVESGAVREHLFDLALCFNLASAMVFL from the exons ATGGGCAGGCCCATGACTTCCCTGGCCTCCCAGGTCCTCAGGGCAGCACTTCTGGCAGCCCTCCTACTGCCGCTGCAGGTAAAGGGGGCGGAACCTCAAAGAGGGAGCCCAGGCCCCAGTGAGAAGAGTCAAAGCGAGAAAATACCCTCTGCAG ACCAGAATCAAGAGCAGTACGAAGAGTACTTTGTGGCCTCCTCAGTGGGTGAGAAGTGGCAGAAGGTGGACATGGCCCAGCAAGAGGACGACAAGACGGTGGAGAGCGGCGCGGTGCGCGAACACCTATTTGACCTCGCCTTGTGCTTTAATCTGGCCAGCGCCATGGTTTTTTTATGA